In the Leptospira stimsonii genome, CGTTCATATTGACCTATATCTTCATATACGCTCCCAAGAGCTATTAGCGAGTTTGGATTTTCCCTATTAAGTTCTAGCGATTTATTATAATACAGAATTGATTCATCATTATTCCCCAAAGAACGATAGATCGAAGCTAACCTATAAAAATCTATATAATCCAACCGGCTAGTTTTTTCTATATCTTTATATAGCGAAAGAGCATCTTGATAATTCCCCAAATTGTATTGCTCAATAGCTTTCGCCCGTTTATCTGAACATGACCAAATAAAGGTCACTATAACAAATAAAGCTACAAAGGTTAGAATAGTTTTCATAACATTTTTCATTTATATGGATCCACTGACATCTGCCTATCATTATCGTAGAACGGTGATAACGGAATTTGGACCTTGATTTGCCCCTTATTTGAATTAGTCTTTTTGATCTCAAGTTTCCATGGATCTGATTTTCCAAAATTAGGTACCACCGACATTTCCGCGTTACTATTCGGTATAAATTTAAACTTAATTCCTTCATGAGTTGAAAGTGAAGCACCGGATTTTAATGGATCTATTTTAAATGAGGCTTCAACATCTCCAGAGGAGAATACCTTTAATTTAACATCCGCCGCATCTTTCTGTCCAATCC is a window encoding:
- a CDS encoding tetratricopeptide repeat protein; the encoded protein is MKTILTFVALFVIVTFIWSCSDKRAKAIEQYNLGNYQDALSLYKDIEKTSRLDYIDFYRLASIYRSLGNNDESILYYNKSLELNRENPNSLIALGSVYEDIGQYERAIKSYLLALDTKGNPVDFVVFYRLGRCYAEINNIEKSVVYFGAFVQKYVDYEKEGKNLIDYEKLLDYSLKFLEKNAAVAK